From the Brachyspira intermedia PWS/A genome, the window TTATGTATTAAAAGATAAACATAATGAAGCACTATTAACTATACCGTTATTGTTAGGAAATTATGGTTATAATTCTATTTTATTAGATCCCCCTTATGCTAATTTTTCAGATACTTCAGATTTGAGTATATTTGATGATTATACTAATATTTCAGCTTATCCATCAGATTCTATTTTAAATTATAGTTTGAATATTTATATGGGTGGTACAAACTTTAATTTTGAAAAGACTTTAGAAATGGATCAAAAAAATAAATCTTTAAGGTTCTCATTATTTAGAATGATGCCTATTAATTTAAGATATAATTTTTATAATAATTCTGGTTGGTTTTTAGCAAGTTCTTCTTTTTTAAGATTTAATTCTAGTGTAAGGTATTATTCTATTTTAGATTCTACAACTAACTTTATGAATATTAATGAAAATGGTAATTATTATAATATGATATATAATTTAGTCACACATGAATCATATTCTTTTTCTTCAGATTTTTTACCTCATACTACTCTAAAAGATATTGATGTTAAAGATTTAGATATATATAAAGATGAATCTAGTGTAAGGCATTATTATGTTAATGTAGCTGCCATTAATTCTTTAATAAAAATTATAAAATATTTAAAAGATAATGATGTTTATGATAATACTAAAATAGTAGTTATTTCAGATCATGGACGAGGAGTTAATACAACAGTATTCACAAATGATAATTGTGAATTTATGCCATTGTTTAATGCTTTACTTATGTGTAAAGATTTTAATAGTAAAGGAAATATAAAAATTGACACTAATTTTATGACTATAGCTGACATGCCTTATTTAGTAACCAAACATATTGATAATCCTATAAATCCATTTAATAATAAAATAATAACAAATGATTATAAAAATAATGGAGTTAATATAATAAGTCTTGATTCTTGGCAGGTTGATAGACAATTAACTAATTCATATCATTTTAATTATTATTATAATGTCAAAAATAATATATTTGATATAAATAATTGGAAAAAATTTAAAATTGATTGGAAAACTAAAGAATCAAAGGAAGTAGAATTAAAATAAATAAAGTAAGTTCTGAAATAACCGATAATTTTGACGAACAAATTTATATATCGCAAGGAGGCGTAAAATTATGGGAGTCAAAAAGTATTTCTTTTTATTGCTAGTTTTATTAGCTATGAATAGTATATATGCATTTGCAAATCAAAATATCATAAGAGTACAATTAACAGATGTAAAAGCACCATATACTATTAATATTAAAGGTCCTTATAAGGCATACAATTATAAATATGAAAGTGAAATTATATCTGCTCTTACTAATGAAACTGTAATGGTAGTTGAAAACAGATTGGGATTAAAAGTTAATGATGTTGGAGTTTATAAAGAAGGTATAGTATTTGAAACTCAGGACGGATTTACTTTAAATGGTGTTGAATATTATGGTTCTTTAATGTTCATTCCATACAATAACACAATGATAGTAGTTAATGAACTTAATATTGAAGATTATGTTAAAGGAGTACTTCCTCATGAAATGTCTCCTGATTGGCCCATGGAAGCTTTAAAAGCTCAGGCTGTAGCAGCTAGAACTTATGCTATGTATCATATACTAAAAAATGCTAATAAACTTCCTTTTGATGTTGATAATACTACAAAATATCAAGTTTATAACGGCAAAGAAAAAATGAATTGGTCTGTTGAGCAGGCAGTTGACAGAACTAGATATGAAATTGCTGTTTATAAAGGAAAAGTTATAGCTACATATTTCAGTGCTTTATGCGGCGGACATACTGACAGTGCAGAAAATGTATTCGGTGTTGCTGTTCCTTATTTGGAAGGCGTTTCTTGCCCTTATTGCAATGCTCAGATTAAGCCTTGGACAAATACTTTAACTTATAATGAATTAAATAATGATTTAGCTAATTATTCTGTACATGCTAGTGAAAAATCATCTATAGGTATAAGTACTGACCCTAAATCAGGTAAAGCTACAAATATAAAAATAGATGAAAGTGATATTAGTTCTAGAGATTTCAGAACAACACTTTCTCCTAAAGTAGTTCCATCTCTTAATTTTACTATTAAAAAAGTTGATAATGGTATCATAATTACTGGAAAAGGAAGCGGACATGGTGTAGGTATGTGTCAGTGGGGTGCTTATGGTATGGCACAAGTTAGAAAAGATTATAAAGAGATATTAAAATTCTATTATAACGGAGTTGATATTGTAGATTATAATAGAGTTAATAAAGAGTTTGAACCTGATGTTTGGGGAAACTGATTAATAAATAATTAAGTTAAAAATAAAAGGCTTATATTGATATTCAATATAGGCCTTTTTTTATTATTAGAATAATATTTATTTCTTTGTAAGATTGTATAAAAATTTTAATGATTTTATATTTTTTTCATAAGGAGGATATCTGGTATCAATTTCAAAACCATAACCTTTATTTAAAATAGTTGTTTCTTTTGAAAAGCATTTAAAGCTATCGTAACCATGATACTGTCCTATACCGCTGTTTCCAATTCCTCCGAAAGGTGCATGAGGATTAAGTATTTGACTTATAGTATCATTCACCGCACAGCATCCGTAACTCATTTTTTCTATAAAATAATAATTAAAAGCAATATCCTCTGAAAATACATACATAGCTAAAGGCCTTGAACAAACTTTATTTATTATTTCTCTTGCTTCTTCTTTTGTTTTGTAATAGAGTATTGGGAATATGCTTCCGAATATTTCATCTTTAATTATATTAGTTTCTAAATCTTTAGGTTCTACTATTGTAATGGAAATGGATAAATTATTATCATCATATTCACCGCCGTAAATTATTTTTCCGTCATTTAAATATGATTTTATTCTTTTATAATGATTTTCATTTATTATTCTATGCAGTTTTCTTTCTTTATTGAATAATTCTATTTCTTTACTGAATGCAGCTAGAAATTTTTCTTTTAAATCTTCTCTTAATAATATATAATCCGGAGATATACAAGTTTGACCGGAGTTTAAAAATTTACCCCATATTATTCTTTTTACAGCTTTATTAAAATTATTTCCTTTTATATCATCTATTATTACAGGTGATTTTCCTCCAAGCTCTAAAGTTACAGAAGTAAGAAAGTCTGAGGCATTTGACATAATGATTTTGCCAACTCTTGGAGAACCTGTGAAGAAAATTTTATCATATTCTATTTTTGTTGTACTTTCTGGAGGCACAGTTTTATCTATAACTGCAATATACTCTTCATCAAATGTATTTTTTATTGAATCGTAAATTACATCATAAACGCAAGGAGTTAATTGAGAAGGTGCTATTATAGCGGTATTTCCTGCACCTATTGCTCCTACAAGCGGAAGAAAAGTTAATTGAACAGGATAATTCCAAGGCGATATTATCAATGATACCCCAAATGGCTTATTTATAACCATTGTCTTAGCATCCATTGTTATCATGTTCTTTTTAACTTTTTTATGATGCATCCATCTCTTTAAATTTTTTATGAATAGATTAATTTCTTCTATAACCATATAAAATTCTGAAGCTATAGACTCAAACTCACATTTCTGCATATCTTTGTATAAAGCATCTATAAAATCTTTTTCATATTTTATTAACATTGATTTTAATTTTTTTAATTGCTCTATTCTGAAATTATATGATAAAGTTTTTGATGTTTGAAAGAATTTTTTCTGCTTATCTCTTAATTCTATTAAATCCATTTTATATATTTCT encodes:
- a CDS encoding aldehyde dehydrogenase family protein — translated: MDLIELRDKQKKFFQTSKTLSYNFRIEQLKKLKSMLIKYEKDFIDALYKDMQKCEFESIASEFYMVIEEINLFIKNLKRWMHHKKVKKNMITMDAKTMVINKPFGVSLIISPWNYPVQLTFLPLVGAIGAGNTAIIAPSQLTPCVYDVIYDSIKNTFDEEYIAVIDKTVPPESTTKIEYDKIFFTGSPRVGKIIMSNASDFLTSVTLELGGKSPVIIDDIKGNNFNKAVKRIIWGKFLNSGQTCISPDYILLREDLKEKFLAAFSKEIELFNKERKLHRIINENHYKRIKSYLNDGKIIYGGEYDDNNLSISITIVEPKDLETNIIKDEIFGSIFPILYYKTKEEAREIINKVCSRPLAMYVFSEDIAFNYYFIEKMSYGCCAVNDTISQILNPHAPFGGIGNSGIGQYHGYDSFKCFSKETTILNKGYGFEIDTRYPPYEKNIKSLKFLYNLTKK
- a CDS encoding SpoIID/LytB domain-containing protein, coding for MNSIYAFANQNIIRVQLTDVKAPYTINIKGPYKAYNYKYESEIISALTNETVMVVENRLGLKVNDVGVYKEGIVFETQDGFTLNGVEYYGSLMFIPYNNTMIVVNELNIEDYVKGVLPHEMSPDWPMEALKAQAVAARTYAMYHILKNANKLPFDVDNTTKYQVYNGKEKMNWSVEQAVDRTRYEIAVYKGKVIATYFSALCGGHTDSAENVFGVAVPYLEGVSCPYCNAQIKPWTNTLTYNELNNDLANYSVHASEKSSIGISTDPKSGKATNIKIDESDISSRDFRTTLSPKVVPSLNFTIKKVDNGIIITGKGSGHGVGMCQWGAYGMAQVRKDYKEILKFYYNGVDIVDYNRVNKEFEPDVWGN